The window CGGGGTAGCCACAGTTCACGCGGGCCGACACTTCCATGACACACTCCTCGTTGTCTGGTCGCCGTCACCGGGGTTGGGAGAGGAACAGCACAGAGACTCAGTTAGGCCCACTATTAACTGGGAAATTCCCATGCGCCCCCGGGGAACACCTCTGGATTTACAGCCGGGACTGTCCGGAGGACCTTCTGGGGCTGGACCACCCACGGCCTGCGTACGGGTCGGTGCCAGCGGCTGgccaccccttcctccccacagACGTCACAAGTCAGAAGACCTAGAGTCCTGGGGCCTCAAGAAAGTTATTTCTCCTCTCTGGACTCGATattcccctctgtaaaatgggctgcCCATATCGAGTCCAGAGAGGAGAAATAACTTTCAGGTTCTAAAGCATTTGGCACAAGTATGAAAACCCAACAGCACTTCCCCTCGAGGGAGGCTCCTGGCCCATAGCCAGCCTCAGAGCCCGGGAGCCTCGCATTCAGTCCCGGGGAGTGTGGGCAAGAGGCCAGGGTGTGAGTCCCAGGCACGCCAGCCTGCATTGCACCCGCTTTCTTGTGTGCACGCCGTGGGATTGACGACCTGCTCTCCTGGGCATCTGACATACAGCCACTCTCAGAAGTGGTCCTAGAAGACTTAACGTCCTCACACTGAGCCTGCGAGCAGTCACGTTAATGAGGTCCCATGAAATCCTCCTTCCCCTAGAACAgcggtctcaaccttcctaacgccgcgaccctttaatacagttcctcatggtgtggtgacccccaatttcattgtgacaaattgaacataatgaaagcatagtgattaatcacaaaaacaacatgcaattatatatgtgttttccgatgggcttaggcgacccctgtgaaagggtcattcgacccccaaaggggtcgcgacccccaggttgagaaccgctgccctagaagcACCTTCCGGTCACGCGTTTACAGAAGGAGAGGCCCCAGCgttgtttatttcttcaaatacagaGAAACAGGTTCTGCACACACACGGGCTCCCACATATGTCTGCCAAAGGGGGCAAAGGGCTGGCCCTTGGGGCTCCAGGTGTGGACACAGGTGAGGGGGACTTTCTCTTCCCTTTGGCGGCCTGGGCACCCGTCCCCAGCACCGTCAGCcggggcctgggctgcgggctgcgggcaCAGGAAGAGGCCCCGCTGCCCCGCGGTTACCTTCCATGGGGAGGGGCGTGAAGCACCAGGGCACCCCCGGGACGGTGGTGTCGAAGCAGCAGCCGGCGGCGAAGCACTGCTCACTGGTGATGCCCGGGAAGCCGCAGTTCTTCCTGCTGTCGGGGTTCATCCTGGAGCACTGGCAGGGGGCTGTGGAGAGACGCGTCACCACCCTCCGCGCTGCCCCGCCCGGGCACGCTCGGGACACCGCCGTGtccaccagggaaatgcaaagtcTTGTCTCACCCACATGGGACAGGGCTTTGCTGCCATTGTGTCATtcgtaaaatatataaaaaaaataaaataaccttctAGAAAGAGGTGGACAGATGGACCCACGTGGAGACCAAGATGAAAGGTGATCAAAGCCGGACTCCAAGGAGCCCCTGCGGGGGCCTCCTGCCCAGTCCCTCTCCTCAAGCGGGCCCCCCAGCAGCGGGGGTCACCCCGACCTTGTCCGGGAGGGAGGCCTCTCTCTGAGGTCTCACGGACCCCGGGTATCCTCCCTGAATAGCAGGAGAGCAAGTGTGAACGCACACAGGGCTGCGCGTGTGGCCCACACCACAGGTCTCAGGTGCCTTTCCGGCTGCTTCCTCCCTCCAGCGAACGCagcctcctccctttcctcctgagAGAAGCCAGCAAGAACAGAGACCCCCAGGGGGGCTTCCATGCCCCATTGGGTTTGGGCGCTAGCAGGTTCTCCGGGCTCGCTGGCACAGAGGCCCCACTGCCCAGATGTGGACACTGAGCCATGGAGGGTCACTTCGGGGCGTTCACTTACAAGGTTTCCCGGCCCCCGCCATGGCGCACAGACCCAGGACGAGGACCGCTGCCAGGAGCCGGGCGCCTGCCATGTCCACGCTCAGCTGCACCCGGGGCCGCTGCAGAATGCAGGGTTCCCGCTGCCAGTGGGCATTTTATCGATGTCTCTCTGTTTGCTCAGCAAGCGGAAATAACCTTTCTCTCTCACCCCTGGCCCCAACACTTTGGATCCTTTGTTAAGAAAGGGGGCTGAGGTAGCTCGGCTGGGAGACAGAGGGCCACGCAGGCGAGGCTTCCGGGCCAGGTGCCATGCTCTGGGCACCAGCGCGGCCTCCCCTGCCTGGCCTGGAGCCACGCCGTTCCAGGATGCCAACGTGGAAGACTGACCACAGGCATGTCTGGAGCTGGGCCCCACAGGGTCACACCCAGGAAGGGATACGCCATGCATTGCTCCAGATAAAGTAGATGGCTACCACAGGaattaaacaatatatatatatatatatatatatatatatatatatatatatatatatatatatatatatatattgggccCAAGGCTATTTGGGGAAATGCCCAGGCCAGCTGTCAGCAGAGAGAAGACCCCCTCCTTCAGGAATGGGAGGGCCTCGGAGGAGGGCAGGAGACCCCTCCTCCCCGGTGCACAGTTAGGGCTCTCCTGGCCCCTGGCCAGCACTTCCTCTCTCCATcttggggaggggctgctctCCACAGAGATGAGTCTGCCTAGGTGAAAGGAGAAGCCCGGGTGAGTGCAAAAATAAGTTCATTTCAGCCACCCTCCGAAATTCCCCATTGTATCCTCCGTGGGAGCTCTCTGCATTTCCCAGAAGGTGGCACCTGCAACCGCTGTGCCCAGGGGTAAGATGCTCTGGATAAGGGAGTCTGTGGATGGAACAGAAAGAGAGAAGCCGGAGGGGAGACACTCCACAGATTAAGAGGAAAGATGTGGTGGGAAGGCCGAGAAGGGAtcaagctcccaccaccacaggaATTACAGGAGTTGCCAATCTGTAAATCACTGGTTGCACAACCAGGGACCCAAAGGTGCATGGAATCCAAAACCCTGGGTCCTCAAGTCTAGAGAGCAGGCCTCATGCTCCAGGGTTTCTGGGCGTCCAGTTATGACATCTCCAGACTAGGTCCTTGACTGCCCACCGCTGTGCAACCAATGGGACTCCATCTTTGGAAACTTTGCCGAGTCAACTTTCCCTGCTCCATGTCCCTGTCACCCATAGTCACCACCAAGACATAAGCTCCTTAATCATCTGTTCTCTCTCCTGGTTTCATGTCCCCTctgttctctctgcttcctgTTCCTGGACCTGACTTCCCACTGCCCCCATCCTGACCCTTCCAGGGTTCCCGCTGAAGCCATCTGATCTATGCCAAAAACACAACTTGACAAGTTACTTCCACGTGTGGGGAAATCACTATAATAGACAGTGGTATTTGCCGTATAAGTGGCACCCTATGTGAACTTGGAGCTGGGCACACATGTGCATCTCCAACTGTATTGGCTGTTCATGCTCCCATTACATGAGCTCAGACGGGGGCTGGATATTGACCTTCAGGCCTGATGTCTCTATCCTCACACAAAAATGATGTTCCTTGGAGTTGCAGGCTGCGAACCATACCACTTTCAATGCCTTGCCCCACTGTCATCTGCAAACCATCATTCTGTCTCCTTTCCTGCAAATCTTTATAAGTCTTAAAAGGATAAATTTAATCTGCAAATAAAAGAACTGCCTAACAGAATGAAACTTAGCATTTGTTAAGGAAGATAACAAAATCCAGACACACAATAATGTTTAACACAAAACCAAAATTTATTCATCGGACAAAGAAGCATGACCCATAATCATTAGAAAAATCAGTGACTAGAAACAGACACAGATTCTGCACTAAAGTGctcaaatatttaaagagaaacataaaaatataataagatcacaaattttaaaatttgaataaagaaatggagacagaaagtGAACCAAGTGGAAATTCTAGACATGAACAAATATATCTGAAATGGAAAATTCACTGTCTGGGCTTTAGAATAGAAGGAAAGGCTGATTCACTTGAAGCCTGTGCAGCACATATTCTCCAAACGGAAGCATACAGAGCGAAGATATTAATAAAAAGTTGAATATAACCTCAGTGACCTGAGATACTGTCAACCATTCTAACATACATATAATTGGTGTAGCATTGGAAGAAGAGCGAAAAAGTAGagaagaaataatggccaaaatattttttgtaaactTGAGGGGGAAAAATATAAACGCATAGGTCCTAGAAGATCAAtgttttttagagaagttttaggttcacacAGAATTGAGCAGAAGGTACTTTTTAAGACAAACCAACAGTGAACCTGTCAACCGTAAACCTGTTCTCTAAGGAATTTTGGAGGAAGTTCTTGAAGCTGAAGCTATGGTGGTCCCTTAGTGCAGGGCAGGAGTTCTCCAGGTTGCTGCAGCCAGGTCCCACCCACCCGGATTTATCCGGTGATGGCACCTGTTTGACCTCTGTAAGCATTTGCATTTACAACCCACTCTAGTCCTCGTGACTTCTCACTTTGTTTGCTACAACTGTCTCCTAACTCATCTCTCAGCCACAAATAGTTTTGTCCCCATCCAGACAAAAGTCAGGTgccttaatcctatataataaagatccAGCAACCATAACGgtgtaacaaccagaacaactgctcAGTCAGtttctatgatgtgcattgaccacctctcggtccctccccccgtTACCCCCAACCCGCAGGCTCCGATCGCAGGATAGCGAAGGGAGAACcacggggaaccagggtgggtggtggcagggcaggactggggactggtgagtgggCAAAAGATGGccctgagccctaaccggtttggctcagtggatagagcatcggcctgcagactgaaaggtcccaggttcaattccggtcaaaggcatgtactttggttgtggtcacatccccagtaggaggtgtgcaggaggcagctgatcgatgtttctaactctctatccctctcctttcctctctgtaaaaagtcaataaagtatattaaaaaaaaaaagatggccctgatcacaggctaggcctagcgGCCCTACCTGCACatgatttcgtgtgctgggcctctagttatctttataaaatgaaaatctatAAATGTCACTTCTCTGCCACTCCCCTTGCTTCTCATGTCCCATAAAGTACCAGGTATGAGTTTCCTGAGTAGGAAAAGCAAGACCTTTTATGATCTGGACCCACATACACCTCCATCCTCTTCTGTTGCTGGGTCTCTCTCACAATGTAGGCCTGTCACACTCCTCTGCACACACCTTGGCCTTTGAGCCTTTGCTTGTGTGTCCTCGTCTCTCTCAGTGCTCTCCCTCCACTCTTTGCCTTCCCAACTCCCTTCTGTACTTGAGCTCTTAATTCAGGAGTCACCTCTTCCTGAAAGATTTCCCTTACTTCCCTCAGAGAGATGACAGGTCTCTCACCCCGCTCCCAAGAACCCTTTGTTCACCTGATTCAAAACATCAGCTGCGCCTACATTTTAAGTGGATATtgacttttcttttgttaatcgtACCAAAGATAACAGCTAATACGTACTGCGGGCTAACTTTGTGCCAAGTGACCTGAGGATTTCACAGGCTGGATCATATCCTTACAGCAATGCAAAGGAAGGGCTAAAGCTATTGCCCCGTTTTATGGTCCTCACAGGAAGATATCTCACTCAAATAACATAGCCAGGAAGGGCAGGGTGAGACCCAGAGCTGGGCCGGTTCGCTGTGTATCTCAGCGCTGGACCCAGGGTCTGCACATCAGGGATTCCTTAGAGAGGGGAGTGGAGTAAAGTAGTGGATAGACTGCACCCCAGGAGCTGAGGAATGGGGACTTCCCACCTAGTGTTGCCTGCTAACCAAATTACCTGTAGAATCCATAAAATAATATCTAGACATCGATATATGCACGTAACTGAGGCCAGCCTCCTCGCGCCTCTGGATTACAGTGTCATTTATAaagggaggtgggcagagggctTATTCAGTGCTCTCCAAAGTCTCACGTGCCGCCTAAAGCCCAAGAAGAATCATATCTCATTTTACACTATCATCAgggaaaaactatttttattaccATTTACATGCCTAGTGCCCCTAAATGTAAAAgaggggtgtggggcggggggcggggggggggggagggatgaaCAACATACAATTCAGTTTCCTCCCCAGCTTTCCGGGTTTCTGGAGTTTGGTTGTGCTGATCAGTGGAGTGGGTAAATAATAGTCTTTGCAAGCCCATGATTGAATTTATCTACTTAATAAAGAGCTAGGCCGAAGCTAGGAGAAGACATACACAGATGAACTAATGCTGGTGAGAATTTTGACACAGAGTTTGGGAGGGAATGAAATTCAAAATTTCTTGAGGAGTTATGTTTGGGAATATAATGGGGTGGATATACCTTTTAGCACATTTTCCAGTGTGTTGTGCAATGTGATTCGTCCTTGTACTTCTTTGAAAGACGTTATTCAAGATGTACATTACTTTAAGATGTCTCTTTTGTATCTGAGTGGGtgctttgttttactttatttgatACCACACTAAGACAAGCCACAATCTTGTTGATCTTAAAAcgtcaaaatatttaaatcatttagGTTACCATATCAAGGCAAACTGATATATTATAGTAGGAGTTGACAAACTATGGGATATGGACtcattgcctattttttaaaataaaactttattaaaacacAGCCATGCCTATTTATTTGCACATTTGTTTATGGCTACTTCCAAGCTGTGATGGCAGAGTTGATTACTTGTGACAGAgactgtatggcccacaaatcctaaaatatttaccatctggtcctttaagaaaaacaaaatctcccctagctggttttgctcagtggatagagcatcagcctgcagactgaggggtcctgggttcaattctggccaagggcacgtggggggtgtgcaggagggagctgatcaataattctctctctcaccattgatgtttctatctctctctccctctctgaaatcaatcctgtataataaaagcctaatatgctaagtgtctgttcgACCaatcagccgttcaaccaatcaaagcataatatgctaatgatatgctaagtccgctcaaccgctcactatgatgtgcactgaccacaagggggcagatgctcctacctatagcttagcttgctgctgggatctggccaattgggactgagcgagacaggccggacacaccctggagccttcctgcagtcccttcccagctggccaatctcccacatccctccctggccaggccgagggaccccactggtgcatgaattcatgcaccgggcctctagtgaaaaacaaataaataaatctgccTTTCCCTGTATTATCATCTTaaacactctctaaaaataaacttttaaaagtttaaaaattgttCAAAGACAATTCTCTGTGTGCCTCTCATATCTGTGCATGTCTCCCTAACTGTCCTTGTGGTCTGGGACCTAAAATTAAGACTCAGTGTTCAGTGGAACTGAGAGGGCCTCAGGTGGCCTAACTACACGTCCTcctccccacctgtccccacagATAAGATCCCTGGCCAAGCCAACGTCCTTATCGGGGGAGGAGGCACAGTTCCCGCTTGCCCTGAGTAGGGGCtctcacttccctgccagcccacaGAATTATTCAAACAAGCCAACCTCATGCTCCGTGGGAACCATGGACACCCTACCTTTTTGATGCAACAAAGCCTCCTCCTGCAGTGCCTCCATTGCTCACTCTGTTCCTGAGTGCACCCCCAGGTGGCCCTGCATGACATGTGGGTCCCCCACTCCCAGGCTGTGAGCATATGTGATGCAAGCTGGAGGTGATCTCAGCTGTCCAATGTTGGCCATCCCCACAACCCTGGATGGAAATACCCAGCCACCGCCAAGGAGATGAGTAGGAGGCTGTCAAAACAGCCCTTCATGCCAGACTATCTTTCCAAGGATGTTTGTGGAGCAAACAATCCGGGAAGGCAGATATGGCACTTCCATCTGGAGCAGAGGCAGGCAAGATTACTGCCCCTGGAAAGATTTGAGTCCTTAAGAAGTCAGGCTTCCTGTCCTGTAATGCAACCCACTGTGTGTTCCAGCGTTTGTCTGAGCCCATCTGTGCCGCCCCAGGAGGACTTGGGGGCACAGACATGACGACCTCAAGCTGCTTGCTGCACGGGGAGTAACACAGTCCTTTATCTCTGAACCAGGACGCTCCTGTCTTCTGCCAGCACCCATAAAACTCCCAGCTTGCAAGCAGGGTAAACTCGGAGCTCTTCCGAGTTCTTGACATTGATGACCTAGaacagattaaataaataaaacaccttCAATGTTCGCCTTTAGCATAGAGGTTCCCTACTTATTAGGCCCACTCAACTTCATTGCACCTCAGATGTACATAGATATATGCAGATCTGCCTAATTTAATCTGTTCGCTACCCCCAAAATGTCCAACTCAGGACAACATTAAGACCTGAGAACAATTAAGAACACAcaatccgccgaaaccggtttggctcagtggatagagcgtcagcctgcggactgagaggtcccgggttcgattccggtcaggggcatgtacctgggttgcgggcacattcccggtgggggatgtgcaggaggcagctgatcgatgtttctctctcatcgatgtttctaactctctctatctctctcccttcctctctgtgaaaaatcaataaaatatattaaggaaaaaaaaaaagaacacacaatcctacatacagatggtgtattatagaattgttcaCCTGGAACCTATATGATTTTCTTAATCAATGtcgccccaataaattcaatttaaaaaaaatagaaacacctTTAAAATACTGCAATGCTATACACCTTTCTGTGACTAACTATAACCTTCTGTCTGCTCCTATAAGTGGATGACTTTTTTTCTAATGGCCATTGACATTTGGATCAAATATCTAATTGTTCCCTAATAGCCACTGGTGTTTTCTATCGTgctcacatttattgaatattttcacaACCTGCCCCTCCCACTCTCACAAAGAAAGGCGAGGGAGTTTTCTTAAGGTAACAATATCCTTCTCAGTGACTCTGCAGATATGATCTTAAGCCACAACTTGGCTTGGAGAATTGGTTCCTGGCCTGGTCTTTAGTTCAACATCGTCTGAACAGAACCCTATTGTGTGGGAATTTATCAAGGAGCATTGGTAACCTCCAGTGCACTACCAGCCACAGAACAAACAAGCTCACGGATCAAACTAAGACGCTCAAGCCACGGCGTGTGTGAAATCAATCAACAGCCCAAAGCGAGAGCCCCGGCAGGTTAACACTTCCCGCGGGTGCAAGTGAAATGACTGCTCCGCCCTGGATCCTGGGCCATGAGGTATTCTGTCCTGTCCCACTCTTCGCCTTTCCAGCAATGCATGGTAGCCAGGACCAAACCTGGGGTTTGCGCAAGGGGCTGGGACACGGACggtgcctggggccacccacGCTGGGGCTTTAGTGAGGCGTCTCAGAGCtggcactgtgggccccgctggAGCCCACGGCGACCCACAGAGCAGCCCCGCTGTTAGTCTGCTTCTGGGCTGACACCTGGGGCCCATGGAAGCCATGATGAGAGTCACAGATGAGTGCCTGGCTCACGGATGACATGGCAGAGCTGTCAGCCCCGACATGCACTGCTACTTCTGACGCGTGGCCTCTCCGTCCCCTCCCATCCATAGTAACACTGCTGCCATTCCATCCTTTGGACCAGGGAGCACCTCCTGCAGGTCACTGTCACCTGCACCTCAGAGGGGTTCCCGCTCTCTGTGCCTGACACCGCTGAGCCATGTATTCAGATGTGGGAGGAGTTAGGGGTTTTCCCTCccctggctgaagtccagcggtttTAGGTGCAAGAGGGCACTGGCCCCCAGAAGACCTTCCACACAGGTGTCCTCAGCCTAGTTTCCAAAGCTGGGGGGGAAGAGGAGCTTGGGTTCTTTAGGGactgtgtgtacctgtgtgtacatgtatgtgtgcatgtgtgtgcatgtgtgcatgtacgtgtgcacatgtgtgtatgcatgatACATTCCCCAAACTGTTAACTGCTCCTGCGCCTTATCGGCAGCGCTGTTCTTACTAAGGCTCGTTATCACCCCAGCTGGCTTTTCCCCTCCACCCTCCGTCTGCTTCAAGGACTGCAGTGACCCAGAGAGGTCGCCATTGTTTCCTTAAGACACCAATctgccccccgccacccaccTCCTTTGCCCGCGTGCTCATGGCTGAGAGAGACTGAGGTAGGGATGTGGTGTGATGCCAAGCACCCCATCCAGGCCCCCCACCCTGAGATGATCACTGGGGCACTGAAGGGGTggatgcactgggggtggggggctgccgTGGGTGGAGGGCTGCCGTGGGGGGGGCtgccgtggggggggggctgccgtggggggggggctgccgtGGGGGGGGCTGCCGTGGGGGgtggtggccctggccaggttcTGAGGCCTAGATTCCTGGGCGTGAGGAGGAAACGTCTCACTCTTCTGGGGTCTTTCTGGATTCTCTCCCCaacctcctcctctcttctctcaccCCACCTGGCTCTGACCATGAAAAGGAAGTGGCATGTCACCCAGGCCTCTGTCCCCTCAGGGCTACCTACCCCCTCTGTCACCACACCAGCATTCAGCagctccccccggcccccaaaaCGTGAGTGAGCGCCGTAGGTCCCCCGGACACGTGTGGGCGGCCGAGGAGGGATGGCCCAGCGCAAGCTCCTGACACCCTCTCAGCATCTTGGTTCCAGATCccgtgctgggggcggggggggacacgGCCACAGCCTCGTGCTGTCAGCTCTCCTCCTCCGAGCTCTTCCTCCaggtctctcccccccccccccccgcactgtcgGAATTCTTCTGGGCTTTGTGAGTTTCCAGGACGTGTAGCAGAGAGCAACCACATCTTCTGCACCCGCTCTGAGTCCTGTGCAGGGCGCTGGGCCGTGACGGTTCAGAAGCATGTCATCGTGCTGAGCAGGGACACCCCCACAGGAGCCCCCAGTCACCTCCACGAGAGGCCTGGCGCCCAGATGGCGGGGCCACAGGATCCACACTCTGGGGGCAGACACTGGAGGAGCTGGGCATggatcgggggtgggggggcctcgGATGCTTTCTGTAacctgatggggggagggggacactgaTGCGCCAGCCCTGTATCCATTCCGTCCCTTCACTGGGCCAGAAGCCAGGGAAACAGGAAGGTGGGGACCCACCGAATCGGTCTCCTTGTCACTGGCCTCTGGGCCCGCATGCTGACGCGTTCGCCGGGGGAAGGTGCCCGCTGCTGGATGTCCCTGGCATAAGGCCTTTGGGTTAAGGAGCCCCCAGTCTCCCTGGGAAGTGCCGTTTCACCGGCACAGCCCTCTGGGTGGGAAAGGGGCAGGGCCACATGAAAGGCCTGTTgtgagccccaccaggggcctGCATGTGTCTCAGAGCCACGGGAGGAGCAGCATGGGCGCTGTCCCTGTGTCCAGACCCCTCCTGGCTTTCTCTTGACGGCCTCTTTGAAATTATTAGTAAACCCCAACCGCGGGCAGGCGGATCCCTGACTCCAGAGTGAGCTGTGCCGTCCAATCGGGGGTCTGCTCACCCTGCGGGTCATTCCGCACTGTCGGCGCCTTGGCCTCAGTTACAAAATGGGGTGAGgacaggaaggggggagggccaggaaggggggagggtcaggaaggggagagggtcaggaagggg is drawn from Myotis daubentonii chromosome 3, mMyoDau2.1, whole genome shotgun sequence and contains these coding sequences:
- the TFF2 gene encoding trefoil factor 2; its protein translation is MAGARLLAAVLVLGLCAMAGAGKPSPCQCSRMNPDSRKNCGFPGITSEQCFAAGCCFDTTVPGVPWCFTPLPMEDNEECVMEVSARVNCGYPGISSEVCASRKCCFSDTIPEVPWCFFPKPVQDCHY